ACCGCCCACAAATGCACaagggaagggacacagccaaAAACGCAGGGAGAAGCCGCAGggtcagaaaagcagcagctggaaccAACAAAGCCTCCAGTCTCCCAGATTTGTCCCTCTGCTCCACTTAgatggaaggaaatgaaaaaacaacccagagaCAGCAGAAGTGAAGGTTTCGGTTCTCGGATCTCCACGCCAGGCCGGGGCTCAGGGCTCGTCCTGCCGTTCCTTTGTCATTTGCTTCACGTTGCTGTAGCGTGCTGTCCGTGGTCTTCAGCGCTGAACGTCAAACGATCCTCCGGTTGTGTAAGTAAGTgtacatacagaaaataaaaagtattatcTACAGAGCGCACACTTAGTGGCTGATTTATGGGGTGTGGGTAAGGTACTAAATACGCTCAAGGAAGAGGTACAACAGAGAGCAGCAAGGTTGTGAAGGAAGCCCAGGAACAGAAGTGGTTTGCTTGCTGAGGTTTGAATTTTGACAAAGGACATGAGGAGCCACGCACTGCTAGACCAGAAGGAAAGGCCATTCTCccagaaaagccagaaaacacGCTCTCTACGCTCTCTTCCTTCAGAGCCAGAGCTGAAGAACCTTGTCTGTAGGTCTCAGGTGAGGAGTCACGTCCGTACCTGCTTATACGCTGCCTGAGTCACACCAGACACAAACCAGGCAGCtcacactgatttattttaggATCTAGCCCAGCTCGCATATGCTGGAGCACTGAATCTCTCTTCAGCTCATGAATGAAGCGTAGGCAGACGCTTCAATATAGTAGGTTCTTTCAGGAAAGGCAGACAGATTGTGACACCCCTTCGATTTCCGAAAAGATGAAAGGGATTCCATCGCTGGCTCCTCTCCTAACAGAGCATAAAGATGATATTCTGCCCTTTCAAAATAACATCTTTCACAGGAAACACTGAACAACTCTGTAAGTATAAAGAGCCATAATTCTTTCACTGCATACTCTGTAAAATCTCtttcaaggaagaagaaaaaacgCACTTCACCCTCAGAAACTCTGGAAAATGGCCAAGttaaaaagcaagacaaggttgaataagaaaaatgttttgttgtttgatgACTAGTGAATATTTTGCTCTGTGACTAGCAGCAAATGGAACTTGTctcagcaaagcagaacaagaagAGATTAGCAGAGCGCACTGGTTTACTCCCAGCCACGGAAAAAGCGTTTTCCTCACCTACACAGCCCACAAAACCAGGGGACCTGATGCGGGTGTCATCACGTCCACAGGATGGTGCCAGCCACTCACTAACAACACCCTGTCGCTGAATTCATCAGCATCTGTAACAAACGCACCAAAACCCATCAGTTCTGAGAAACGCTGCCGTTCAAGAAGACGCTGGTTGACGCAAACGCTGACCTTAGGAGtcaaaaaattttattaaattaccaGTGCTGCGCTGCAGCCCCTTTGGGAAGCTTGGCCACTAACAGGCACCCACTCAGGAGCCCAcctgcagcacccacccagCAGAATCTGTTTTGAAATGCGCTTGCCGCTCTTCcctgttttctgttaaaaaaagaagcctgGGAATCAGtacaaagagggagagaagatgggaaaagaaaaggtcaaCATCCATTGCTGCAAGTTTTAATGAAAGGCCACCAGGTCTATGATATTTCCCAAATATCCCACATCTGGACAGACTTCTGCTGCCAAGGGCTCTCACGATGCACGTTCAGGACAGAGGTTAGCCTAGGGAGCAGTCCTGAAGAGAACAGACTTCTCAtcttcacagaaacacagagagaGCTAAGCTGCAGCACATTAAGTCTACTTGGACAGAGTAAAGCTCTTCTTAGAGCTCATCAGAattcccctcccagtcccctcTCGCTCCTTTAAAGACAACTTCTTAGCGACCGGAGTCCATTTGTGAAGCTGCTTTGTTGACTGCTCACTGGAAAGGCACGGCCATATCTTCCACAGACATTCTCCacttcttccctccagggttATTCGCACTGCTGTCTATACAGGCTCTGGAACTTCCTACTTTGTTTCTTCGTACTCCTGTGAGGGATCCAAGGTTGGCCCAGGAATCATCACAGTctgaaaaagcaaggaaaataaatcagcacAATAAAGAGCAGCTCTGAACTGCTGGAACAGGAATTGTTCATGATACAGAGCGTGAGAAAGGGTGGGCAGGGGGTTCTGGCAAGGCAAAGGCCATGCACAGGACAATGACCagatggcagcagcacaggggaggacgcagagggggaaggggatgccATGCCCTGTACTACGCTAGAGTCCTCACCTCCTTCCTCTCTAGGACCCGTTTTTAGTAACACAAGAAGACAGAGCACCTGCACCGCTGTGCGGGCTATGCAGAGGGAGCAGTAACCCCCTAAATTATCACATACGTGTCAAGTGCCAGCAGCCTCCTACTGCAGCTTCCAGGTGCTAGAGGCTGATAATCCCACGTTAATAAATAGGTCTGCTTGTAGATGAACGTACCACCTTCCCGTTACAGGAAGTTCAACTTTGGTTTTGTCCAGAATTAACTAGGAACCTACGTTTCACAGGCATGGGTCATGCTGGTGCCTTCTCCTGGTAGCATTACCTTAACAATGGGGTCCTTCGGTGGAGCCCACTGTGGAACGATCTTGCCGTGCATCCTCCACGTGCCATATGGGTTCACCAAGTACCTCTCAAATACGACATACTCCAAAACGTCCTTGGGCACCTGCTCCCCGCCATACATCAGCCGCCCAAAGCGGTCATAGATTGCCAGAATCTGTAAACAGAGCCGAGAAACTgatgctgggctggcagcaggttGGAGTCAGTTGGGAAACGCAAGGAGCACAAGGGGATGTACCTGCCGCGTGTGCATGCGCACTGTCACCTGGCCGTACAGGTTGCCTCGATTCATAATGCTGTCGCATCGAACATGAACCACTCTTGGAGGCTCCAGCGACTCCACAAAACTCCACCGGATGGTCTTGTACCTGTTCCCACGGACCATTTcctataaaggaaaaaaataagcaccAGCTTAATTAGGATGTGAATTGAATGACAAGCAAACTACTATATACAACGAAGCATTTATTCATTAGCTACTACTTAGACTTGtgcttcccctcccagctctgtcTTTACcctatccagaaaaaaaatgagacagaTGATCAGGTTTAAAGAGCTTTAAAGACCATGGAAGAGATCAAGGACATGCTACATCCAGATAAACACTTACTGGGTAGCAGCGCTCTGTCACCAGGGAGTGAAGTTTCTGCTTGTTAAAACTGCAAGTGAAACACACCCAGTTACTTGAACACACATAGTGAGTGTAAAGAGGCTCACTCACaaattcctccctccccagaaGACACACAATCTactggcaaaacagaaaaaagcaaaattctcaGCTGTGATCTCAGCACACAATCAGAACATGAACGCAAGTTAGTTGACGAGACTTCAGGGAAAGACACAACATCCTTTGGAAGCCAGTTATGACCTAAATGTTTTACTGATGTTTGGCATCGTAACCAAGAATGATGCAGTTTTGAAATCCTTTCTATTACTGGAACGTGGAGCAAGCCAGTGGAACATCGTTTCATATCCAAACAATTCCCTGCAGCGTGATTCTGAACAGCACCAACCACCCCCTCATCTGCTGATTGCACTGGTGGTGCAACAGCTCATCTCCTTTGCGGGTCAGGTCAAGATGAATTTTCTGCAACCTGCTTTTCATTATCAAAAGTGAGTGGGTACTGATCAAGGCGCCAACGCTCTACTCTTCACAGAGATGGGggcaaaaaaagataaagcacTTGTTGCAGATGAGGTACGAGGATTAGAAAGACAAAGTAGAAAAACAGAGGGTATAAGCAAAGAGAAGCCGGTCCCACATAAGACCAGTCACAGAATGGGTCTTACTTTGCCAGGCAATTGTGAGCTTCAATAAATATCTCCTGCGCCTTCTCTGGGAAGGTTTTAGTGCTGAAATCCGGATCGTGATCTTTTACCTTTCGCAGactgaaaagacaagaaaaggtCTACGGTAAGTACAGAACGACTTGGAAGTGCCTCACGTGTTTCAGAGGATGACGGTGATCTTACCCAGTACAAGCCCAGTTTTTACCAGGGAACAACTGGGAACTGGAGACTCCCCACTGAGACATAACCTCTAGGTGTTCATAAGACAATCATACTGCTGCAAACCCAAAGAATCCTCAAAAAAATGAGTGCACACTGCATCCATTCACACCAGGATAGAGGCCTTGTGTTCACACCAGGGACTCCTGGTTAAGTGGTACAATACCAACAATGGAAGAAACGGGTAGAAAACAAAACGCACCATCTCACCACTGCGAGACAGAAGCAAGCAAAACTTGTGCACCACAGATTAATCAAAAAGGAGGAACGTACGCTAGTTGGGAGGCGGCAGTCTGCTTTAGCTTCTCCATCTTTTGCTTCAGCCCATCTTTGGATAGGGAAGTCAAGCGGGCATCGCCCTCAGGAGGGACGTAAGGGTCTATAATATCAGctgcaggacagaaaagaaaggccaGGAGGAGGCtcaaaaaacagcaaaatgaaggaaacaaagaggCAGCACCCTGGCTTCCAGTGGCTGGAGAAGCAGGATTCTGCCCTGATAACATTGTAAGATGAATTATGAGAACTCAGAGAATTACTAGTCTAACACAGCTTGTCAGCAGCGACGGGAGcctgctctctgctctcctcttccaCACAGCCCCAGGATAGGAGCGGCAGCCACATTCGACAGCAGGGAACTCGACCTCCCCGGCTATTCCTTGTCCCGAGGCACAAAGGGGCCAACAGCCTGACACACCTCTGAGGTAAAGCGGGGCAGCTGCTATCCCGCACCAGGAGGCAGAGTGCCTAATTCGGTGACGCTGTCAGCACGGTCACGCCGCTTACGCTAACTGCTCCATGCTGCTACTTTGTATTAGTTTTGCCCTTGAGAAGAGAACAAAGCAGGCTTTCTACCACCTGTGCAGGCCAAGTAGAAAGTCCGTTCTATACGTTGATCGGGAAACACTGCCCCCGAAGACTTGAgtctcttctccttctcttcagggGACAGTTCTCTGGCCCATTCGGGGACAGAAAACCTCTTCTTTGTTCTCACTGGGACAACAAGACAGGCTGGAGCCGCTCCGGCAGGATGGAGCGCAGACCTCGCAGtctaaggaggaaaaataacaaagccATAGAGTTAGCCCAACGGCCAAGAAACACCCCCAACATACTGATTTATTTCCCTTCACACCTCCCCAACACAGAGCGGCTGCAAACACACCCAACACCACTACCTGTACCACTACTTGTACCCCGCCTTGTCCCACGGCCCTCCCCATCTGCCCTCGGCCCTGACTCCCCGGATCCCTTCATCCGGTGGCTCCTCAGTCTCCCGGTGGCTCCTCAGTCTCCCCGTGGCTCCGCGGCCCCTCAGCCCGTTCCCCTCCGTCCCTCCCCGCCGGGCCCCACCTGCCAGCAGACCCGCAGGCCCAGCCGCCCCAAGCCTGCCTTCATGGCGGCCGCCATCTTCCCGCCGCGCAGCACGCCGGGACGTGGGCGGGATCGAggtggggaaggggcggggccgAGGGGGGCAGCGcgcggagggggcggggctCAGTGGGAGCTCGCGCCGGGGCGGCGAGTGGAAAATTCCATCGGCTgcgggggaggggcgggggccgggggaggcTCCGCCCCGAGCGCGCGGCGGGGGGATGCGGGAACGGGAACGGGGACGGACCCCGGGGGCTGGTGCCGTGCGGGGGGGGTCCGGCAGGCTGCTCCGGTGCACCgggagaggggctgcggggACCCCCCCTGCCACGTGCGACAGGCGAgggaccccccctccccacgcacTCTGGGGGTGTCGGACCCCCCAGAACCCCCCCCGGCCTCTCGGGGGACCTGTgcaccccccccggccccagcagCTCGGCTCCGCTCGGCATTTCGGATCGCTGCAACGCTCGGGAGTGCcggggcgggtggggggggtgtcaggggcCAGGGTCCCCCCCCCGCACGTCCCGCCGGGGtgcagcagcaccccagccctgAAGCAAACCAGGCTTCTCCCAAAACCCCTTTTCCCTTGAAATTCCAGCCCCAGGGACAGCCGGGGAATGCTCAGCACCCACCCACAGCTGCAGGGTGAGGCCTTGGTCCCTCCTGCAGACCCAAGGGCAAACGCAGCGTGGGGGTGCGAAGCCCCGGGGTGGCCCCGCAGGAGCGGGGGGCTCGTTGGGAGGCTCCGGGCCGCGCTCGCTCCGCCTGGCCGTGCTCCCAGTTTGCTTTGGGGACTGTTGATCTTGGCTACGAGGAAGCGTTGCTCCATCCGACAGCTGGTTAATGTGTAGTGACGGTTCCACCGTACCCGAGACCGTTGATCCCAGCCTGCGCTGTTATCTGTGCCGGCGTGAGCGGGACAGGCCGGGAGCGGCCCCgtggggctgtgccaggggGTACGGGGGGAGCcaggcacccatgggtggggaGATTGCATCTGCATCCCGGCAGCGGCTCCGAAAGTCTGGCATGATGCTCACGGGAGCTCAAAATTAGGAGAGGGGGGATCCTCCCCACTGCGCCCCTGGCTGGAAAACTGGAGCTGGTTTCCCCTCCGGAAAACAGGGCTGCGGAGCTGGTCCCGGAGCAGCTGGGGTTTAGTCACCGGCCCCAGCGCCCCATGGCCCCAGCGCTTTCCCACGGCTCGGGACTCACGGAGCTGGATTTTCCCAGCCCCGCTGGCTTTCccggctgcagagctgccctgcGATGCCACCTCAGCCGGTTTTACCACCGTGGGCAGCCATTTCAGGGCTCTGGTAGCCCCCTGGGGCCACGTCCTCGCcgtggggggctgctggggagcacGGCCCGGGAGCATCCCCGACTGCCGCGGTTCGGGCCGGGGCTCGCCCCAGCAGCGGTGGCCTCTGGAGACGCCACTTGACGATGCCACCAGCCCACGTGTGACCTTCCCTTTGCAAAACCACCACAACTGGGATTTGCCCCATCGGAGAACGGGACCAGGGCTGGGATTTGGAGGGACCTGAGCATGAACAGAAGCGGGACACGCTCAGCGCCCACCCAAAACTGAGCCGtccccggcagccccaggcaggtgCTCGGCCACGTTCGCCTCCATCCTTGTGCAACTCGCCCCAGGTACGCGGCGAGGCAGGAGGGCAGATCTGCGTGCACGCAGCCCCGCCGCCACGCAGCGAGAGGGGGAAGTGATGCAAAATGcctcccagcccctgggaaCAGCCAGAGGAGCAAGAGGCCCCGGGAGCCACTTTGCAGCTTCCAGCACGCCGGTTTTGTCCCTCTGCTCGCAAATACCAGAGATTCCTGCCCTAAGCCGCCGGCCCAGACCTGCGAGGCAGGATTAGCCGGTGCCCTCCGGCTGCTCCCGCTCTCGGCAGGAATGGCAAAAACTCCggcaaaagagagaagaaaagaaaagcctctCTTGggatctttctttttcttttcttcccgtcttttttcccttgttttcctaattaaaatgGTGCACTGACAGCGGTTGGTGGCTACAGAGACTCTGGGCTAATTACAGCTCCTGGCTTCCACCCCGTCCGTTTGTTCCCGGCCCTCCCCAGTCTGGCGCTGCGGGAGAACCTGGTTTGGTCAGGACATGGCAGAGGAGgcggcttccccccccccccaccccccggctTTCTGGGcagaggatttttctttcttcctttctttctttctggattCTTGCTGACAGCAGCATCTATCATCTAACAATATCTCCCGCACGGACCAGCAGCCGCAGAAGGCACTCGGAGCCCTTTGCCGAGTACGAGCCCTGCGGCCGGTGTGGCCACCGAGCCCCCTCGCTGCCCCCAGCGCACACCGGGAGGGCACCCAGCGACCCGCGTAGCCATCGGGGGCAGGAATTAAAGCTCAGAGGAGACAattccacacaccccccccaccccccccccgcctgcttCCCGCAGCGGCCAGCGGCTCTGCTCCAGGAATAGGTTTATCCTGCCCCTGACCTCGCTGCCTGCCCGGCCACGGCTCCGCCTGGGGAAGAGTCACCCGTGGCCACGGCACTGAAAGCGGAGGTGAGGCGGAGGAGAAGGGCGTTTTGCTCCAGCGAGGTCTCTCGGCGCGACCGTGGCACGGCTGGGCTGAGTCTTCCTCGGTCCAACCTGGCTGCAAACCACGCACGGAGACTTCCCCCCGCCCAACCCACGAACCGCGGGGTCGTCGCTCCAGCCCTTCCCTCGCGAGACGGGACTttctccccagcaccccgctgCCGTTGCAAGCGTGACCTGGCTCGTAAGAACAACGATGCCACTTTCCCCGTTCCCCAGGTCTCACGCACCGAGACATCCCCACCGACGCGTCCCCGCCGACACCATCCCTGCGTCCGATGGGGCTTCGCACCCCACCGAGGCAGCGGGGCGGGACGGATGGGTGCAGGAGCAAGGGGAGGGCGGCGGTTGCCCGAACCCCCGGCGACTCCAGCTGTTTCCTtgtctcccttcccctcctcggGGCTCTGCAGCACAATGCGGCCCCCGCAGAAGCCCCAGATGAACCCAGGCTCATCAGCCGTTTGGTTTTTATAACGACGTGCTGAGAGCTGTCTGTACTTTCTCCGTGCCCCAGTTCGTGCTTGCCGGCTCCTCCAGGTCTCAGCGAACCCCCCGCTCCCGCTCGGCGCTaacttatattttaaacagcGAGGTACCACTcttagcaaaaataaatctctttggggaggggagggaggaaaaaaaaggagcgaTTGCAGTTTCTAGCGGTGGAAGGCAATTAATGATTTCCTGCCTCTGCGAGCCGTGCTTCCTTCTTAAAACGAGGGAGGTTGTGGCACCCACAAAGACGCAGCACGCTTCCTTTCGGGGGGCTGAGACCTCATCGG
The sequence above is drawn from the Balearica regulorum gibbericeps isolate bBalReg1 chromosome 24, bBalReg1.pri, whole genome shotgun sequence genome and encodes:
- the MRPL45 gene encoding large ribosomal subunit protein mL45 isoform X1, producing the protein MAAAMKAGLGRLGLRVCWQTARSALHPAGAAPACLVVPVRTKKRFSVPEWARELSPEEKEKRLKSSGAVFPDQRIERTFYLACTADIIDPYVPPEGDARLTSLSKDGLKQKMEKLKQTAASQLALRKVKDHDPDFSTKTFPEKAQEIFIEAHNCLANFNKQKLHSLVTERCYPEMVRGNRYKTIRWSFVESLEPPRVVHVRCDSIMNRGNLYGQVTVRMHTRQILAIYDRFGRLMYGGEQVPKDVLEYVVFERYLVNPYGTWRMHGKIVPQWAPPKDPIVKTVMIPGPTLDPSQEYEETK
- the MRPL45 gene encoding large ribosomal subunit protein mL45 isoform X2; amino-acid sequence: MAAAMKAGLGRLGLRTARSALHPAGAAPACLVVPVRTKKRFSVPEWARELSPEEKEKRLKSSGAVFPDQRIERTFYLACTADIIDPYVPPEGDARLTSLSKDGLKQKMEKLKQTAASQLALRKVKDHDPDFSTKTFPEKAQEIFIEAHNCLANFNKQKLHSLVTERCYPEMVRGNRYKTIRWSFVESLEPPRVVHVRCDSIMNRGNLYGQVTVRMHTRQILAIYDRFGRLMYGGEQVPKDVLEYVVFERYLVNPYGTWRMHGKIVPQWAPPKDPIVKTVMIPGPTLDPSQEYEETK